A section of the Pseudanabaena mucicola str. Chao 1806 genome encodes:
- a CDS encoding NB-ARC domain-containing protein, translating to MLSDNEHIEGLFPEAAQNWDLNRLYADLQAASGKEIKPFEKACLRGLLSRYRPGQLAFKLAWTSGALRVELNKGLYRSIEAICEQPINTLRWEKVPEWLEAKGYKMQRQNLHKPITNSSITSQASLVDWGEAPNIQTFYGRTEDLTKLEQWLVRDRCHLLAICGMGGIGKTALTVKLVENIQSQFDCLIWRSLRGAQPTAQLITDLLQFLNLSQQTGSSISDLLEILRQKRCLIVLDDFEATLQDGELVGAYRQGCELYADLLQRVGSERHKSSLILIGREQPKEISMNQGEDQPIRYYKVNGLQRQGAFDLLRARGFKGSENGLDALIQQYRGNPSALRIVAGTIHELFNGNVSEFLKQTALALGDVLRTLLYEQFERLSKLEKDVLYWLAIKHRPVSLSTLRSEMNLQATGSELIDALESLRWRSLIEKVSEQGEVMFLLEPVVLKYVSRQFVEEVNKEITAITMQQNLKSINLLQSHILVEDRAPDSIRAMQIRLVLKPIKDKLNKVISQNNIELETLRELLASHQQTKLAEGTGYIEVNLALIGLWW from the coding sequence ATGTTATCTGATAACGAACACATTGAAGGGCTATTCCCAGAAGCGGCACAAAACTGGGACTTAAATCGACTCTATGCCGATTTACAAGCTGCTAGTGGCAAGGAAATTAAGCCATTTGAAAAAGCTTGTTTACGTGGTTTGCTCAGTCGCTATCGACCGGGGCAACTTGCTTTTAAATTAGCTTGGACATCGGGGGCTTTGCGCGTTGAGTTAAATAAAGGACTATATCGATCCATAGAAGCGATCTGTGAGCAGCCTATCAATACTTTACGTTGGGAAAAAGTTCCTGAATGGCTAGAGGCGAAAGGTTATAAAATGCAACGCCAAAACCTTCATAAACCGATCACCAATTCATCAATTACATCACAGGCAAGTTTAGTAGATTGGGGCGAAGCTCCCAATATTCAAACATTTTATGGGCGTACCGAAGATTTGACCAAATTAGAGCAATGGCTGGTGCGCGATCGCTGTCATCTATTGGCAATTTGTGGTATGGGTGGTATCGGTAAGACAGCTCTCACTGTGAAGTTAGTCGAAAATATTCAGTCTCAGTTTGATTGTCTGATTTGGCGATCTCTGAGAGGAGCACAGCCCACTGCTCAATTAATTACCGATCTGCTACAATTTCTTAACCTTTCTCAGCAAACAGGTAGTAGCATTTCCGATTTATTAGAGATCTTGCGTCAGAAGCGGTGTTTAATTGTGCTGGATGACTTTGAGGCAACTCTCCAAGATGGGGAACTCGTGGGAGCATATCGGCAAGGTTGCGAGTTATATGCTGATTTGTTGCAGCGTGTTGGGTCTGAGCGACATAAAAGTTCTCTAATCCTGATTGGGCGCGAACAACCCAAAGAAATTTCAATGAACCAAGGAGAAGATCAACCAATCCGCTATTACAAAGTAAATGGATTACAGCGTCAAGGAGCATTTGATTTGCTAAGAGCTAGAGGATTTAAAGGTTCTGAGAATGGATTAGATGCGCTAATTCAACAATATCGAGGCAATCCTTCGGCTTTAAGGATTGTGGCAGGAACAATTCATGAACTCTTCAATGGTAATGTTTCGGAATTTCTCAAACAGACTGCTCTAGCTCTGGGGGATGTATTAAGAACATTGCTCTATGAACAGTTTGAACGCCTCTCAAAATTAGAAAAAGATGTATTGTATTGGCTAGCAATTAAGCATCGTCCAGTTTCACTCTCCACTTTGCGTTCAGAGATGAATTTACAAGCTACTGGTTCAGAACTGATTGATGCCCTTGAGTCATTGCGGTGGCGATCATTAATCGAGAAAGTTAGCGAACAGGGAGAGGTGATGTTTTTGCTTGAGCCTGTTGTCTTAAAGTATGTCAGTCGTCAATTTGTGGAAGAGGTCAACAAAGAGATTACGGCGATCACTATGCAGCAAAATCTCAAATCGATTAATTTATTACAAAGTCACATTTTAGTCGAAGATCGCGCTCCAGACTCAATTCGGGCGATGCAAATTCGGTTAGTGCTGAAACCAATTAAAGACAAACTAAATAAAGTAATCTCTCAAAACAATATCGAACTAGAGACCCTGAGAGAGTTACTCGCTAGTCATCAACAAACGAAACTAGCAGAAGGCACAGGCTACATCGAGGTCAATCTCGCTCTGATTGGTTTATGGTGGTAG
- a CDS encoding J domain-containing protein, with product MARKSKIATDTNNELGLSDLRLRLNFLEKENSKLIKQIETNRIKLNNLNNSIKDVEIEIAQRVAPFRQKILELDAQIHATFQEIFTSRKFGKKSRKDIEMVYYHLQIDGIISPKHLPKVSDRFEEIFEHGDDFESEPNWDSYKGRTHQQFVEDIPRPDRDELKKIRQLFLRLADSFHPDKVTDEAEKEYRTEIMKEINLAYQNGDLARLLAIEKQQELGAIIDRDSSDDLTRHCSKVEAENTYLKEQLETLKRQLKLTKKTQQGEMTAVFKKFSKHGGDLIGEALLEFESHIEIVEQMYQFVVDFRDRRITIKDFLRGPEFMRKQQMSEEELMLEFLSQFQ from the coding sequence ATGGCTCGAAAATCTAAAATTGCCACAGATACTAATAATGAGCTTGGGCTTTCGGATCTGCGTCTTCGTCTCAACTTTTTAGAGAAAGAAAATAGTAAGCTCATCAAACAAATTGAAACTAACCGCATCAAGTTAAATAATCTTAACAATAGTATTAAAGATGTTGAGATTGAGATAGCTCAGCGTGTAGCTCCATTTCGACAAAAGATTTTAGAACTAGATGCACAAATTCATGCAACTTTTCAAGAAATATTCACTAGTCGAAAATTTGGCAAGAAGTCTCGTAAAGATATTGAGATGGTCTACTATCATCTCCAAATCGATGGGATCATCAGTCCTAAACATTTGCCAAAAGTATCAGATAGATTTGAAGAGATATTTGAACATGGTGATGATTTTGAAAGTGAGCCTAATTGGGATAGTTATAAAGGACGCACTCATCAGCAATTTGTAGAAGATATACCTAGGCCAGATCGTGATGAGCTAAAAAAAATTCGTCAGCTTTTTTTGCGGTTAGCTGATAGCTTTCATCCTGACAAGGTGACTGATGAAGCAGAAAAGGAATATCGTACAGAGATTATGAAGGAAATTAATCTTGCCTATCAAAATGGTGATTTGGCAAGGCTATTGGCGATTGAAAAGCAGCAAGAGTTGGGGGCGATTATCGATCGCGATAGCTCTGATGATCTAACACGGCACTGCTCTAAGGTAGAAGCAGAAAATACTTATCTTAAGGAGCAATTGGAAACTTTAAAGCGCCAACTAAAACTTACGAAAAAAACACAACAGGGTGAGATGACTGCGGTTTTCAAGAAATTTAGCAAGCATGGTGGTGACCTGATTGGTGAAGCTTTACTTGAATTTGAGTCTCATATTGAAATTGTCGAACAAATGTATCAATTTGTTGTCGATTTTCGCGATCGCCGCATCACGATTAAAGATTTTTTGAGAGGTCCCGAATTTATGAGAAAACAGCAAATGTCGGAAGAAGAATTAATGTTAGAGTTTCTGTCGCAATTCCAGTAG
- the lpxD gene encoding UDP-3-O-(3-hydroxymyristoyl)glucosamine N-acyltransferase has translation MTPKISFKLSELAAEFVATLPDCQFESDGNDPLITGVAAINKAQSGEITFVSSSKFVARLKDTQASAVILDLKTPSPLPCIRTAHPRILFAKVLEKFYQPPTPPIGIHPTAILGVDVQLGANVAIAPYVVISDRVKIGDNVTIYPHVAIYNDVEIGANTTIHANCVISDHTQIGANCIFHPSTVLGGDGFGFEISSNGTWYKVPQIGHVIIEDNVELGCSCAVDRPAVGVTVIRKGSKLDNFVQIGHGVEVGAHSVLASQVGLAGGVTLGHHVVMAGQVGAANHIHIGDGAIIGAKSGIPSDVPAGVTMMGYPVVPEKDWKRIVISERQLPDLLHTVRKLEKRIAELEAKLAD, from the coding sequence ATGACACCAAAAATTTCTTTCAAACTCTCCGAACTGGCAGCCGAGTTTGTTGCTACCCTACCCGATTGTCAATTTGAATCCGATGGTAATGATCCACTTATTACGGGTGTCGCGGCGATCAATAAGGCGCAATCTGGAGAAATCACCTTTGTGTCTTCATCAAAATTTGTCGCCCGACTGAAGGATACCCAAGCCAGTGCCGTGATTCTCGATCTGAAAACCCCGTCTCCTTTGCCCTGTATTCGTACCGCACATCCTCGGATTCTCTTTGCCAAGGTTCTCGAAAAGTTTTATCAACCACCTACACCACCCATTGGCATCCACCCCACTGCGATTTTGGGTGTGGATGTACAACTAGGGGCAAATGTGGCAATCGCTCCCTATGTCGTTATTAGCGATCGCGTCAAAATAGGTGATAACGTCACAATTTATCCCCATGTCGCTATTTATAACGATGTGGAGATTGGCGCAAACACTACGATCCATGCAAATTGCGTAATTAGCGATCATACTCAAATCGGGGCAAATTGTATCTTCCATCCCAGTACTGTGCTTGGTGGTGATGGTTTTGGTTTTGAAATATCCTCCAATGGTACTTGGTACAAAGTTCCACAAATTGGTCATGTTATTATTGAAGACAATGTGGAACTAGGTTGTTCCTGTGCTGTTGATCGTCCAGCCGTTGGCGTTACTGTCATTCGTAAAGGCTCTAAACTGGATAACTTTGTGCAAATTGGGCATGGTGTGGAAGTAGGAGCACATTCTGTTCTCGCTTCTCAGGTGGGCTTAGCGGGTGGTGTTACGCTTGGTCATCATGTAGTGATGGCAGGACAGGTCGGCGCAGCGAATCATATTCACATCGGTGATGGTGCAATCATTGGTGCAAAATCAGGCATTCCTAGTGATGTTCCCGCAGGGGTGACAATGATGGGATATCCTGTAGTTCCCGAAAAGGACTGGAAGCGAATTGTCATCTCAGAGCGTCAACTTCCTGATTTGTTGCATACCGTTCGCAAATTGGAAAAGAGAATTGCAGAACTAGAAGCAAAACTTGCTGATTAA
- a CDS encoding chlorophyll a/b-binding protein, whose translation MANSYRVDERGILNNFAIEPKMYVEESNKAGFTPYAELLNGRLAMIGFASLLILELSTGHGLIWWLQNL comes from the coding sequence ATGGCTAACAGCTACAGAGTTGATGAAAGAGGTATTCTCAACAATTTTGCGATCGAACCAAAGATGTACGTCGAAGAAAGTAATAAGGCTGGATTTACACCTTATGCAGAGTTATTGAACGGTAGGCTTGCCATGATTGGTTTTGCTTCTCTCCTAATTCTTGAGTTATCCACGGGGCATGGCTTGATTTGGTGGCTACAAAATCTTTAA
- a CDS encoding TatD family hydrolase codes for MFIDFHTHYDRQLPNLINLQTFHVTTILQEVDLPNTCSLGLHPWFVDETWEDAWQNLEALASLEQVVAIGECGLDRHINLPIEKQIMIFQKHLELAESIRKPLVIHCVRAFAELIALKKSSKSSVPWIIHGFHKKIEVFQQLLRHDFYFSFGAAILSDRAPVIQAIANVPDSKFLLETDDQQDLNIKQIYDRVVTLRQVSLETLQTQLLETYHQLTRLC; via the coding sequence ATGTTTATCGATTTCCATACACATTATGATCGCCAATTACCAAATCTCATTAATTTGCAGACGTTTCATGTGACAACTATATTGCAGGAGGTAGATTTACCAAATACTTGCAGTCTCGGTTTACATCCATGGTTTGTTGATGAGACATGGGAAGATGCTTGGCAGAATCTCGAAGCATTGGCTAGCTTAGAACAAGTAGTAGCGATCGGCGAATGTGGCTTAGATCGGCATATTAATTTGCCAATAGAAAAGCAAATTATGATTTTTCAGAAACATCTAGAACTTGCAGAGTCAATTCGCAAGCCATTAGTAATTCATTGTGTAAGAGCCTTTGCTGAATTAATTGCACTCAAAAAAAGCTCTAAATCTTCTGTTCCTTGGATTATTCATGGCTTTCATAAGAAAATAGAAGTCTTTCAGCAATTACTGAGGCATGATTTTTACTTCTCTTTTGGTGCGGCAATTTTAAGTGATCGCGCTCCTGTGATTCAGGCGATCGCTAATGTTCCCGATAGCAAATTTCTCCTCGAAACCGATGATCAACAGGATCTTAATATCAAGCAAATTTATGATCGTGTCGTTACATTGCGTCAAGTGTCCCTCGAAACTTTGCAAACGCAATTACTCGAAACTTATCACCAATTGACTAGATTGTGTTGA
- the sbcD gene encoding exonuclease subunit SbcD produces MAIKVLHLSDIHLGSITHGKVNPQTGLNTRLEDFVSALTICIDRAINEPADIVLFGGDAFPDATPPPLVQQAFANQFRRLADAGIPTVLLVGNHDQHSQGIGGASLAIYRSLAVPNFTVGDTIATHRIATNAGDIQIITLPWITRSTLLTKSETEGFSMSEVSQFLIDRLQVVLEGEIRQLDSKLPTILLAHVMVDTATYGAERFLAAGKGFTIPLSMLTREAFDYVALGHVHRHQILATQPLVVYPGSIERVDFGEENESKGYCWLEVEKGNVRFEFCPIPTRGFRTIEVDVTQSEDPQGKLLKAILKGKIDNVIARLIYKIRAEQLSLIDDRILHEAMENAHNYSLIPEVVSQNPRTRLPDLSTAEALDPMTALKTYLSTREDLKNLESEMLNAAQELLSEIGLGIDGIDLAPESTQSSQLVISFE; encoded by the coding sequence ATGGCGATAAAAGTTTTACATCTCTCCGATATCCATCTCGGCAGCATTACACACGGCAAAGTCAATCCTCAAACAGGGCTAAACACTCGTCTAGAGGACTTTGTATCAGCGCTTACTATCTGCATTGATCGCGCAATTAACGAACCTGCCGATATCGTTCTTTTTGGTGGTGATGCCTTCCCTGATGCTACACCACCACCATTAGTTCAGCAAGCCTTCGCCAATCAATTTCGCCGCCTCGCCGATGCAGGTATCCCAACAGTGCTATTAGTAGGCAACCATGACCAACATTCACAAGGGATTGGCGGCGCAAGTCTTGCTATATATCGCAGTCTTGCTGTGCCGAACTTCACCGTTGGCGACACGATCGCTACCCATCGGATTGCCACCAATGCAGGCGATATTCAGATTATTACGTTACCTTGGATTACGCGATCAACTTTGCTTACGAAATCAGAAACAGAAGGATTCTCCATGAGTGAAGTCAGTCAATTTCTGATTGATCGATTGCAAGTAGTTCTCGAAGGTGAAATCCGTCAACTTGATTCCAAATTACCTACGATTTTATTAGCTCATGTAATGGTTGATACCGCAACCTATGGGGCAGAGCGATTTCTTGCCGCAGGAAAAGGCTTCACCATTCCCCTGTCAATGCTCACCCGTGAAGCATTTGACTATGTAGCTCTTGGTCATGTGCATCGCCATCAAATTCTTGCCACACAGCCACTTGTAGTTTACCCAGGGAGCATTGAGAGAGTGGATTTTGGAGAGGAGAATGAATCTAAGGGCTATTGTTGGCTAGAAGTCGAAAAGGGGAATGTTAGGTTTGAATTTTGTCCTATTCCCACTCGGGGCTTTCGGACGATAGAAGTTGATGTTACTCAATCCGAAGATCCACAGGGGAAGTTACTCAAAGCAATTCTGAAAGGCAAAATCGACAATGTGATCGCTCGTTTAATCTACAAAATTAGAGCTGAACAGTTATCCCTGATTGACGATCGCATCTTGCATGAAGCAATGGAAAATGCTCATAACTATTCCCTCATCCCTGAAGTCGTCAGCCAAAATCCTCGCACTCGCTTACCCGATCTCAGTACCGCCGAGGCTCTCGATCCGATGACCGCACTAAAAACCTATCTCAGTACTCGCGAAGACCTTAAAAATCTCGAATCTGAAATGCTCAATGCTGCCCAAGAATTGCTCAGCGAAATTGGTTTAGGAATAGATGGCATCGATCTTGCTCCTGAATCAACACAATCTAGTCAATTGGTGATAAGTTTCGAGTAA
- a CDS encoding NAD(P)/FAD-dependent oxidoreductase — protein MIRITEIKLPLDHPEDALKLAILKKLQIKPEELIDYTIFKRSYDARNKTDIYLVYIVDVETSVEKQLLAKFQADPHVSITPDMSYHYVAKAPSNLKTRPIVIGMGPAGMFAGLTLAQMGFRPLILERGKAVRDRTADTFNFWKKRATFNPESNAQFGEGGAGTFSDGKLYSQVKDPQHYGRKVLTEFVNAGASPEILYINKPHIGTFKLVGIVQNFRARIEELGGEIRFQSRVEDIDIRDSKVKGVNLASGEYIASNHIVLAVGHSARDTFQMLYDRGVYIEAKPFSIGFRIEHPQTLIDRARFGDYAGHKTLGAADYKLVHHCKNGRSVYSFCMCPGGLVVAATSEVGRVVTNGMSQYSRNERNANSGIVVGITPDDYPEHPLAGIDFQRRLESRAFELGGGTYAAPAQLVGDFLANRPSKALGMVHPSYSPDILLGDLSESLPDYAIAAIREAIPEFNKKIQGFAMDDAMLTGVETRTSSPIRIKRNKNYQSLNTEGLFPAGEGAGYAGGILSAGIDGIKVAEAMALSILNN, from the coding sequence ATGATACGAATTACGGAAATTAAACTGCCCTTAGATCACCCTGAAGATGCCCTAAAATTAGCAATTCTCAAAAAGTTACAAATTAAGCCAGAAGAACTAATTGATTACACCATTTTTAAACGTAGTTATGATGCACGCAATAAAACAGATATTTACTTGGTTTACATCGTTGATGTTGAGACATCGGTAGAGAAGCAATTATTAGCAAAATTCCAAGCAGATCCCCATGTCTCAATTACGCCAGACATGAGCTATCACTATGTAGCCAAGGCTCCTAGTAATTTAAAAACTCGTCCCATTGTTATTGGAATGGGCCCCGCGGGGATGTTTGCGGGGCTAACATTAGCACAAATGGGATTTCGTCCGCTTATTTTAGAACGGGGTAAAGCAGTACGCGATCGCACAGCCGATACCTTTAATTTCTGGAAAAAAAGAGCAACATTTAATCCTGAATCTAATGCTCAATTTGGTGAAGGTGGTGCAGGCACTTTCTCTGACGGCAAACTCTACAGCCAAGTCAAAGACCCGCAACACTATGGACGCAAAGTGCTCACCGAATTTGTGAATGCGGGAGCCTCGCCCGAAATTCTCTACATCAATAAGCCGCATATTGGTACATTTAAGCTCGTTGGTATTGTCCAGAATTTCCGTGCCAGAATTGAAGAACTCGGTGGCGAAATTCGTTTTCAAAGTCGAGTTGAAGATATCGATATTCGTGATAGCAAGGTGAAAGGGGTAAACCTTGCTAGTGGAGAATATATTGCTAGCAATCATATCGTTTTAGCTGTCGGTCATAGCGCCCGTGATACTTTCCAAATGCTTTATGATCGCGGGGTATATATCGAAGCAAAACCTTTCTCAATAGGCTTCAGAATTGAGCATCCACAAACACTAATTGATCGCGCCAGATTTGGAGACTATGCAGGGCATAAAACCTTGGGTGCTGCTGACTATAAGCTAGTACATCACTGCAAAAATGGACGCTCGGTGTATAGCTTCTGTATGTGCCCTGGGGGATTAGTCGTGGCAGCAACTTCGGAAGTTGGGCGCGTGGTGACTAATGGCATGAGTCAATATTCGCGCAATGAACGTAATGCTAATAGTGGCATTGTCGTGGGCATTACTCCCGATGATTATCCAGAGCATCCTCTCGCAGGTATTGATTTTCAGCGTCGTTTAGAATCCCGTGCTTTTGAGCTTGGTGGTGGAACCTATGCAGCTCCTGCTCAGTTAGTGGGAGATTTTCTAGCGAATCGTCCTTCTAAGGCTCTCGGCATGGTGCATCCATCCTATTCACCAGATATACTTTTGGGTGATCTTAGTGAGAGTTTGCCTGATTATGCGATCGCTGCTATCCGTGAAGCGATTCCCGAATTTAATAAAAAAATTCAAGGGTTTGCGATGGATGATGCTATGCTCACAGGCGTGGAAACACGCACATCTTCACCAATTAGAATTAAGCGTAATAAGAATTATCAAAGTCTAAATACTGAAGGGCTTTTTCCTGCGGGGGAAGGTGCGGGTTATGCGGGTGGAATTCTCTCGGCAGGAATTGATGGGATTAAAGTAGCAGAGGCTATGGCTCTAAGCATTTTGAATAATTGA
- a CDS encoding THUMP domain-containing class I SAM-dependent RNA methyltransferase — translation MNQYFATVARGLENLASQELEQLGAHSVEAGFCGVSFAGDRALLYRVNFWARLPFRILMHLDQFDCFDADDLYEGIKAIDWSEYLTPEMTLSVNATGKNDQLNHTHFTALKVKNAIVDQQMDRFGERSDVDTHEADLQISVHIDNNGCTVSLDSSGHSLHRRGYRPAVGVAPLKESLAAALIQMSGWQPDQMFYDPLCGSGTLPLEASLKALNIAPGMFREHFGFETWLDFDQELLAQLIQEADDNRLDTLPAPIWGSDRNPEVVDQAMINAQNCGLANHVYFSALDLAEIVAPVDSGVLFCNPPYGERLGRDSDLGAFYKQLGNVLKQQFKGWTAFVLSGNKQLSQTIGLKCAERKAVLNGSLPCQLMKYELY, via the coding sequence ATGAATCAATATTTTGCAACTGTTGCAAGAGGCTTAGAAAATCTTGCATCACAGGAATTAGAACAACTAGGTGCTCATTCCGTTGAGGCTGGATTTTGTGGTGTTAGCTTTGCAGGCGATCGCGCTTTACTTTATCGCGTCAATTTCTGGGCAAGACTCCCATTCCGTATCTTAATGCACCTCGATCAATTTGACTGCTTTGATGCCGATGATCTCTATGAAGGAATTAAAGCGATTGACTGGTCAGAATATTTAACCCCTGAGATGACATTATCGGTAAATGCGACTGGTAAAAACGATCAGCTTAATCATACGCATTTCACCGCGCTCAAAGTTAAAAATGCGATCGTTGATCAACAGATGGATCGATTTGGTGAGCGATCAGATGTAGATACCCACGAAGCAGATTTACAAATTAGCGTACATATTGATAACAATGGCTGCACTGTTAGCCTTGATAGCTCTGGTCATAGCCTCCATCGTCGCGGTTATCGTCCTGCAGTGGGAGTCGCACCTTTAAAGGAATCCCTTGCGGCTGCCCTCATCCAGATGTCAGGGTGGCAACCCGATCAAATGTTTTACGATCCCCTATGCGGTTCAGGAACTTTGCCACTAGAGGCAAGTTTAAAAGCTCTCAACATTGCCCCTGGAATGTTTCGCGAACATTTTGGCTTTGAGACTTGGCTGGATTTTGATCAAGAACTTTTAGCTCAATTAATTCAAGAAGCTGATGATAATCGTTTAGATACTTTACCTGCGCCTATCTGGGGTAGCGATCGCAATCCTGAAGTAGTTGATCAAGCAATGATCAATGCTCAAAATTGTGGCTTAGCCAATCATGTCTATTTCTCCGCCTTAGATCTGGCAGAAATTGTTGCACCTGTCGATAGTGGTGTTCTTTTCTGCAATCCTCCCTATGGCGAGAGGCTAGGACGTGACAGTGATTTAGGAGCTTTTTATAAGCAATTAGGGAATGTTCTCAAACAGCAATTTAAGGGATGGACTGCTTTTGTCCTGAGTGGTAATAAGCAGTTATCACAAACGATTGGATTGAAATGCGCGGAACGAAAGGCAGTACTCAATGGCTCTTTACCCTGTCAGTTGATGAAGTACGAGCTATATTAA